The segment TCAGCGAGTTCTTTTCCAATCGTGACGGTTCCTGGCACAGCCATGTTGATCTGGGATTGTGGGCGGACGCTATGTTGATTGCACCGGCTACGGCTTCTACCATTGGTAAGATGGCAAACGGCATAGCAGATAATATGTTAGTGACAACTTATCTGTCCTGCAAAGCTCCTGTTTTCATTGCTCCGGCCATGGACTTGGATATGTTTGCGCATCCGACAACGCAGCAGAATCTGGATCGCCTCCGCTCATTTGGCAATCACATTATAGAACCGGCTGAAGGAGAACTGGCCAGTCATCTGGTGGGAAAAGGCCGAATGGAAGAACCGGACAAAATCGTGGCTGTTTTAGAGGCTTTCTTTGATGAATCCAAGATATTAAAGGATAAAAAAATCTTAATAACAGCAGGCCCGACGTATGAAAAGATAGATCCGGTCCGTTTTATAGGAAATTACTCTTCGGGAAAGATGGGATATGCTTTGGCTGAAGCGTGTGCGGCACGTGGGGCAGAAGTATTTTTGGTGAGTGGTCCGGTTTCGTTGCAGACCAAACATCCTTCCATCCATCGGATCTCCGTCGAATCTGCAGAGGAAATGTACCAATGTGCCATGGATGTCTTTCCATCGGCCGACGCAGCCATCTTAAGTGCGGCTGTGGCAGATTACAGACCTGAGATGATTGCTGCAGAAAAGATCAAGCGGGAATCGACAGGAGAGATGATGCTGAAGCTGGTTCCGAATAAGGATATCGCCGCTTCTTTAGGGCAGATAAAGAAGGCAGACCAACTATTGGTCGGTTTTGCCTTGGAGACATCAGACGAAGTTCATCACGCAGCCGACAAATTGAAGAGAAAGAATCTGGACTTTATCGTCTTGAATTCTCTGCGTGATCAGGGAGCTGGCTTCCGGTGTGATACAAACAAGATATCTATTCTGGATCAAGAAGGAACACTGACTGAATATCCGTTGAAGAGTAAGCAGGAAGTGGCTGTAGATATTATTAATAAGTTAGTTTCATTAATGAAATGAGAATAAGAAGACTATTGGGATTGTTGGCAGCTGGCATATGTTCTGTCTCCGCTATAGCGCAAATGTCAACCAACGGAGAACTGAATGCCCGCATCACCATTAACAGTGATAAGATACAGGGAACGGACAAATCGGTTTTTACGACCTTGCAGACTGCACTGACCGAGTATGTCAATAACAGGCGTTGGACGGATGCTACGTTTGCCGTCAACGAACGGATTGACTGTTCGATGACTATTATCTTAAGTGAGCAATCCGACAATAGTTATAAAGGAGAAATACAGGTACAGGCCACCCGGCCAGTGTATAATTCGTCTTATTTGACAACACTATTCAATTATCGGGATACGGAACTTGATTTCGAATATGCCCAGTTTGAACAATTGGAATATAATGAGAACTCGTTGAGCAGTAATCTGACTGCGACGGTGATGTTTTACATTTACGTCATCTTAGGACTCGACTTCGACAGCTTTTCGCCTTTGGGTGGTAAAGCTTATTTTGACAGAGCCCAGCAGATCGTGAATATGGCACAGTCGCAAGGTACATGGAGCGGCTGGAAAGCCTTTGATAAGGATGACAACCGCCACGGACTGATTACGGCTCTGACAGACAATACATCTGAAACATTCCGGAATTTCTGGTACACGTATCACCGGAAAGGACTGGACGAGATGGCCGGTAATCCGGATCGGGGACGAACCACTATTATCGAAGCTTTGCCAGCTTTGAAGGAAGTAAAAAGCGCCCGTCCGACGTCTGTGATCTTGCGGGTATTTTCGGATGCCAAATTGGATGAACTGGTGCTGATTTATTCAAAGGCGACTACACAGGAAAAACAGGAAGGATATAAATTACTGTATGAATTATATCCGACCGAAACCAAGCGCCTGGAATCATTGCAAAAGTAATAGAACTATGCTGAATTCATTATTTATCCGGAACTTTGTCCTGATCGACAGCCTGGATATTCAATTTGATAAAGGTTTTTCAGTCATTACTGGTGAAACTGGTGCCGGGAAATCTATCATTCTCGGAGCTTTATCGTTGGTTTTAGGACAGAGAGCTGACGGGAAAAGCATCAAAAAGGGAGCAGACAAGTGTGTTATTGAAGTTTCATTCGATATTTCCAAATACCAGCTCGAACCATTTTTCCTTGAGAACGATCTGGAGTACGATGCTTCAAGTTGTATCTTGCGGAGAGAACTCTTCTCTTCGGGAAAGTCCCGTGCTTTTGTCAACGATTCACCCGTTTCTCTTTCCATCCTGAAAGAATTGGGTACGCGACTGATTGACATTCATTCCCAGCATCAGAACTTACTGTTGGGCGACAGCCGTTTTCAATTACGGGTGCTGGATGTCATGGCCGAGAATGATATTCTGCTGATTCTGTATAAAAAAGAATTCTTGCGTTACCAAGGTTTAAAACGTGAATTGAAGGCCTTGCTGCAGAAAGCGGAACAGAGCAAACAGGATGAAGATTACATCCGCTTTCAGCTGGATCAGTTAAAAGAAGCGTCTCTCTCGCCCGGCGAACAGGAAGAACTGGAACAGGAACAGGAGACTTTATCTCATGCAGAGGAAATAAAAGGTTCGTTATATAAGATAAGCGAATTGCTTGACGGCGAAGAAATGGGTAGTGTTCAATTGATTAAAGAAGCCTTGTCGCTGGCCGACGGATTGGAACGCTATTATCCGAAAGCCAAAGAATTTGCCGAACGGCTGCGATCTGCTTATATCGACCTGAACGATTTGGCGTCTGAAGCAGACAGTCAGAAGGAAGACATTGAATTTAATCCGGGGCGTCTGGAATGGGTCAATGACCGGTTGAATCTGATTTATACGTTGGAACAAAAACACCGGGTTTCGAGTGTGGACGAACTGTTGGCTCTGCAGGAACAATATGAAAAGCAATTGGGTGAGATCAGTTCATACGACCAGCTGATTGAAGACTTGAATCAGCAATTGGAGGTCTCGCATGCCGAGTTATTGCAGCAGGCAGGTGTATTAAGTGTCCAGCGGAAAGTGGCAGCGAATACAATAGCAGAACAACTGGTGAAAATGGTTTCTCCGTTGGGAATGCCGAATATCCGTTTTCAGGTGGATATGGCGACCCGTCCGGAACCGGAAGCAGATGGTATGGATGATATCTGCTTCATGTTCTCCGCCAATAAGAATGGTGAGTTACAACCTGTGGCTCAAACTGCATCGGGAGGTGAAATTTCCCGGTTAATGTTGTGCATCAAAGCTATGATTGCCGGTTTCACGGCATTGCCAACCATTATATTTGATGAAATAGATACTGGCGTTTCAGGTGATATAGCTGACAAGATGGGAAATATCATGCAGGATTTAGGTTCAAAGATGCAGGTCTTTGCCATTACCCACTTACCGCAGATTGCAGCGAAAGGTACAGCCCATTACTTTGTTTATAAGGAAGACAGGGAAGATGGTACAGCTACGCAGATCAAACGCCTGTCGGATGAAGAACGGGTTAATGAAGTGGCCCGGATGCTGAGCGGTGCGTCACTGACGAAAGCATCTTTAGCTAATGCAAAAGATTTATTAAGAAAAGGACGATAAACTTTCAGGCAGTTGCCAGGTCTTATTACTAAAAGAAATTCATATTATTCACATTTAAAGAGAGTATACTATGAAACGATTAACATGGATAGGACTTTTGGTACTGCTATTCAGTCTACCAGCTTATAGTCAGTTCTGGATTCATTTTGAATGGAATGCACCAAGATGTAATGAATGTCTGTGGATGGAAGAGACATTGCATTTGTCGCCCAGGGCTGCCCACGAATATCATAAGATCATACATGCGTATGGCAAGAAGATTGAACATGAAGCCTTGAAGGATTGTCGCTACTGGGATCATTCCGCTCAGGTGATTTACCGCTTGCGCATGGAGAGAGACCGTAAGTTACAACGGATTTTGTCGCCTCGGCAGTTCGAGTTGTATGTATATTATATTCGGGAAACACCTCGACGGATTCATGATTACATCGGTTGGTATGATAATCCGTATTATCCGGATTATCGGCCGACAAGAAACTGTTACTGGTATGAAGATTCGTATTGGAGAGGAGATTGGACTTTTGCCAAGGGAAACTGGGTTTGCCATTTCGATGCACACGGTTGGTATCCTGGGAAATATTCCCGCCCGACACCACCTCCGCCACCTCATAAACCAGCTCCTCAGCCGCCATACCGCCAGCCGAATCGTCCAGGAAAGCCTGCTGCTCCTCGGCCGCAGGTAAACCGTCCGGCACCGCCGGCTCACGAGGTCAAGCCTTCAGGTAAACCTGGCAAACCCTCGAAAGCACCGGCATATCAGCAGGGGAAAGATCATAAAAAGGATCATTCATCCAAAGGTTCAGGCAGATATTCCGGACATAAAGACAGCAGCGACAAAGGTCGTAAATCCGGAATAAAAGGAGTAGGACGCGAAGCTTAGTTTTCATTATTAATAAAACTCCCGAGAATCGGTTTCAAATCTCGTTGTTTATGAAATCGATTCTCGGGAGTTTTGTTTTATAAATTACCTGGAAAAGATTTTGCCAATTGCTGTGATAAGAATATTTTTGTACAGGCAAGAAATAACAGGCAATTCCTAATAATAAAATATATATGAATAAAACGAACTCACTCGTGCTGGTTTCCGGCACCATGATGTTGGCCTTAGGCACAGGATGTCACTCCAATACTTCGGAAGAGGCTAATAAAGAAGAACAGCAGAAACCAAACATCATCTTCATTCTGTGTGATGATATGGGATATGGTGATTTAGCTTGTTACGGACAGAAATATATTGAGACGCCTAACCTGGACCGTCTGGCTGCGGAAGGTATGCTCTTCACACAAGCCTATGCCGGAAGTCCCGTCAGTGCTCCATCGAGAGCTTCGTTGATGACCGGACAACATACCGGACATTGCAAGATCCGTGGAAACAAGGAATACTGGAGCGGTGAAATGATGTACGGACAGAATAAGGAATATACGGTAACAGGGCAGATGCCTTATGATACCGCTCATATCATTCTTCCTGAAATCATGAAGGCCAATGGCTATACAACCGGCATGTTCGGTAAATGGGCCGGCGGTTATGAAGGCTCGGAATCAACACCGGATAAACGGGGAATAGATGAATACTACGGATATATCTGCCAGTTCCAGGCGCATTTATATTATCCGAACTTCATGAACCGATATAGTAAGTCGGCCGGAGATACAGCTGTAATCCGTATTCCGCTGGAGCAGAATATTGAACATGCCATGTATGGCGACGATTACCGCAACCGTACCCAATATTCGGCTGATCTGATCCATCAGCAGGCGATGGAATGGATTGACAAACAAGATGGGAAACAACCTTTCTACGGCTTCCTGACTTATACGTTGCCTCATGCCGAACTGGTACAGCCGCAAGATTCCATTGTACAGTATTATATGGAGAAATTCCAGAACGATAAATCCTATCCGGGTTCAGAAGGTTCGCGATATAATCCGATTATGCACACGCATGCCCAGTTCGCTGCCATGATTACCCGTCTGGATACTTATGTAGG is part of the Parabacteroides sp. AD58 genome and harbors:
- the coaBC gene encoding bifunctional phosphopantothenoylcysteine decarboxylase/phosphopantothenate--cysteine ligase CoaBC, with translation MLKGKHIILGITGSIAAYKAAYIIRALVKKGAEVQVVITPAGKEFITPITLSALSSNPVISEFFSNRDGSWHSHVDLGLWADAMLIAPATASTIGKMANGIADNMLVTTYLSCKAPVFIAPAMDLDMFAHPTTQQNLDRLRSFGNHIIEPAEGELASHLVGKGRMEEPDKIVAVLEAFFDESKILKDKKILITAGPTYEKIDPVRFIGNYSSGKMGYALAEACAARGAEVFLVSGPVSLQTKHPSIHRISVESAEEMYQCAMDVFPSADAAILSAAVADYRPEMIAAEKIKRESTGEMMLKLVPNKDIAASLGQIKKADQLLVGFALETSDEVHHAADKLKRKNLDFIVLNSLRDQGAGFRCDTNKISILDQEGTLTEYPLKSKQEVAVDIINKLVSLMK
- a CDS encoding DUF4835 family protein encodes the protein MSTNGELNARITINSDKIQGTDKSVFTTLQTALTEYVNNRRWTDATFAVNERIDCSMTIILSEQSDNSYKGEIQVQATRPVYNSSYLTTLFNYRDTELDFEYAQFEQLEYNENSLSSNLTATVMFYIYVILGLDFDSFSPLGGKAYFDRAQQIVNMAQSQGTWSGWKAFDKDDNRHGLITALTDNTSETFRNFWYTYHRKGLDEMAGNPDRGRTTIIEALPALKEVKSARPTSVILRVFSDAKLDELVLIYSKATTQEKQEGYKLLYELYPTETKRLESLQK
- the recN gene encoding DNA repair protein RecN; protein product: MLNSLFIRNFVLIDSLDIQFDKGFSVITGETGAGKSIILGALSLVLGQRADGKSIKKGADKCVIEVSFDISKYQLEPFFLENDLEYDASSCILRRELFSSGKSRAFVNDSPVSLSILKELGTRLIDIHSQHQNLLLGDSRFQLRVLDVMAENDILLILYKKEFLRYQGLKRELKALLQKAEQSKQDEDYIRFQLDQLKEASLSPGEQEELEQEQETLSHAEEIKGSLYKISELLDGEEMGSVQLIKEALSLADGLERYYPKAKEFAERLRSAYIDLNDLASEADSQKEDIEFNPGRLEWVNDRLNLIYTLEQKHRVSSVDELLALQEQYEKQLGEISSYDQLIEDLNQQLEVSHAELLQQAGVLSVQRKVAANTIAEQLVKMVSPLGMPNIRFQVDMATRPEPEADGMDDICFMFSANKNGELQPVAQTASGGEISRLMLCIKAMIAGFTALPTIIFDEIDTGVSGDIADKMGNIMQDLGSKMQVFAITHLPQIAAKGTAHYFVYKEDREDGTATQIKRLSDEERVNEVARMLSGASLTKASLANAKDLLRKGR
- a CDS encoding arylsulfatase; translated protein: MNKTNSLVLVSGTMMLALGTGCHSNTSEEANKEEQQKPNIIFILCDDMGYGDLACYGQKYIETPNLDRLAAEGMLFTQAYAGSPVSAPSRASLMTGQHTGHCKIRGNKEYWSGEMMYGQNKEYTVTGQMPYDTAHIILPEIMKANGYTTGMFGKWAGGYEGSESTPDKRGIDEYYGYICQFQAHLYYPNFMNRYSKSAGDTAVIRIPLEQNIEHAMYGDDYRNRTQYSADLIHQQAMEWIDKQDGKQPFYGFLTYTLPHAELVQPQDSIVQYYMEKFQNDKSYPGSEGSRYNPIMHTHAQFAAMITRLDTYVGEIMQLLDKKGLAENTIVMFSSDNGPHEEGGADPEFFGRDGKLRGLKRQCYEGGIRVPFIVRWPGKVQAGSVNDHICAFYDIMPTFCDLIGETDYVAKYTNPEKPVDYFDGISFAPTLLGQAGQKQHDFLYWEFEETDQIGVRMGDWKMVVKKGQPHLYNLATDLHEDHDVAAEHPDIVQQMKEVIAKQHIESPDFKVILPE